One Helicobacter suis HS1 genomic window, TCTTTAGCCTCTTTCTTGGCTTGTTTTTCATAACGGCGTACTAAAGCCCCTTTTTGTAAAATTAACTCCTCTTCTAACAGACGCAAAACCATGTTTTGGGCTTCTTCTTGGGTATAACCCGATCGTTCCATTAAAGTATCTAGGGCTTGTTGTTTGAGTTTGTTATATTCTTGGCATGTCTGCTCTTGGAGTCGTTTTTCCTCCTGTAATTGTGTTTTGAGATCATCTAGCGCCATTTTGTCTTGATCTAGCTTTTTATGTTTGCTATTCCAGTGTTGTTGCTGTTGTTGTTCATAAGATTTTAGATCATTGAGTCTTGTTTGGTAGGAAGTGTTATGGGTTTGAATTTGTTCTTCATACTGTTGTTTTAATTGGTGGGCTAGTGTTTCTGATTCTACTTCCTTTGTTTTATAAAGTACTTGAGCTTGATAAAGCAGCATATCTGCTTTAGCCTTAGCCTGCTTGATTAGAGATCGATGCTTGGAAGTCAGCGATTTTTTTGTGATCCAAAAAACACTAATGCCGGTGAGTAAGCAGGGTAGCAAGCTGTTTATAAAAATTCTTTCCATTTAATTTCCTTTTAAAGGTGTGGTGATAGATCCCCTCATAGTCCATGCAATAATCCCCTTTTATATCATGGGATTCTCCTAAAGCTAGGGTAGATACAAGAATTTCTTTAGCGATAAAAACACTTAAGGGTGGCTTTTTAAACCGCGCAAAAAAGCAATCATACATTCCTTTACCAAAACCTACCCGTTTAAAATGCTGATCTATACCTAAAACGGGGATAATAGCTAAATCTAAGTTTGTTTTATAAAATAGGCTAAATTTGGATTCATAAATCCCATAGGCATTTTTAATAAGAGGCAAACGGTAAGGAACAACTAAACAAGATTGGTTA contains:
- a CDS encoding 5-formyltetrahydrofolate cyclo-ligase: MKILEINTKAQFRTTCKGILYAKHSDIKDHKIITHLIKAIKPYARLNVLIYCAMPHEVNLMPFIKWARRQKINLFIPFVRNQSCLVVPYRLPLIKNAYGIYESKFSLFYKTNLDLAIIPVLGIDQHFKRVGFGKGMYDCFFARFKKPPLSVFIAKEILVSTLALGESHDIKGDYCMDYEGIYHHTFKRKLNGKNFYKQLATLLTHRH